The following are encoded in a window of Atribacteraceae bacterium genomic DNA:
- the rdgB gene encoding RdgB/HAM1 family non-canonical purine NTP pyrophosphatase encodes MDQAGLNPVFDLPIVTRNQGKLREISEILKLFRIRAFSAYHLTNFDEVNENGDTYAENALLKARQGYVHTGGLCAGEDSGLEVDELDGAPGLFSARFGEKFAFVGDNNTLLLSLLEGVPPERRSARFRAAVALAWEGGEKLFEGVCEGWIRETPRGEGGFGYDPVFIFPLFEKTFAELDVSVKNTYSHRAVAFRSAGEFILKNLLKGSVRP; translated from the coding sequence ATGGACCAAGCGGGACTGAACCCGGTTTTTGACCTGCCGATCGTCACCCGGAACCAAGGAAAACTCCGGGAAATTTCGGAGATTCTCAAGCTGTTCCGCATCCGAGCCTTCAGTGCCTACCACCTTACTAATTTCGACGAAGTCAATGAAAACGGGGATACCTATGCCGAAAACGCCCTTCTTAAGGCCCGTCAAGGCTATGTCCATACCGGAGGACTGTGTGCCGGTGAAGATTCCGGTCTCGAAGTCGACGAACTTGACGGTGCGCCGGGTCTTTTTTCAGCCCGTTTTGGAGAGAAATTTGCTTTTGTGGGCGACAACAATACCCTCCTTTTATCACTTCTGGAGGGAGTGCCCCCCGAACGGCGCTCGGCCCGGTTCCGGGCAGCGGTTGCCTTAGCCTGGGAGGGAGGGGAGAAGTTGTTCGAAGGCGTTTGCGAAGGATGGATCAGAGAGACACCGCGTGGAGAAGGGGGCTTTGGTTACGATCCGGTCTTTATTTTCCCCCTTTTCGAAAAAACCTTTGCCGAACTGGATGTTTCAGTCAAAAACACCTATAGCCACCGGGCGGTCGCCTTCCGAAGCGCGGGAGAATTTATTTTGAAAAACCTCCTGAAGGGAAGTGTCCGGCCATGA
- a CDS encoding lipid-binding SYLF domain-containing protein has protein sequence MKYCLFFMIVLFSITFPGGGIQAREVDRINAAIEVLYDLTQIPERRVFFNLLEDSEGVAVFPRVYRLGIMLGLQYGEGLVMRRDPETKSWYGPSFARIYGVSYGPQMGIQTSRLVLLIMDQAGMEVFYEDGIKLGGNVSIAAGPVGRSLSAEVDLALRSSIYSYSISRGLFIGISLEGAQLREDRDANHRYFGYNLSPQDILTGRHPVEPAAQNLARFLEELATGQRR, from the coding sequence ATGAAGTATTGTCTATTTTTCATGATTGTTCTTTTTTCCATCACTTTCCCAGGTGGTGGGATACAGGCCCGGGAAGTCGACCGGATCAACGCTGCGATCGAAGTCCTTTACGATCTGACCCAAATCCCGGAACGAAGGGTATTCTTCAATCTTTTGGAAGATTCGGAAGGAGTCGCCGTTTTTCCGCGGGTCTACCGGCTGGGCATCATGCTCGGACTCCAGTACGGAGAGGGCCTGGTAATGCGCCGGGATCCCGAAACAAAATCCTGGTACGGCCCTTCATTTGCCAGGATCTACGGGGTGAGCTACGGCCCCCAAATGGGAATCCAAACCAGCCGCTTAGTCCTCCTGATCATGGATCAGGCGGGAATGGAGGTTTTTTATGAAGACGGTATCAAACTAGGCGGTAACGTCAGCATCGCCGCCGGTCCGGTCGGGCGCAGCCTCTCCGCAGAAGTGGATCTCGCTCTCCGCTCATCGATTTATTCATATTCGATTTCCCGGGGTTTGTTTATCGGCATCAGCCTGGAGGGGGCGCAACTTCGGGAAGACCGGGATGCAAACCACCGGTACTTCGGATATAATCTCAGCCCTCAGGATATTTTGACCGGTCGACACCCGGTAGAGCCAGCCGCTCAAAACCTGGCCCGTTTTCTGGAGGAACTGGCCACCGGACAACGCCGGTAA